The sequence ACTCTTACACTCTTCCACCCTTAGTAGAACTTCTGGGAATGGTTTATCGACCTTATAGATACGATTTTCAGACAAAGTATTTTAGCCGAGACTTTCCCCCAGAGGTCATTGCTCGTATGGAACCCCTTTATTGTGTTAAGGATCTTGCCGATTTAGCAAAAAAACAGCAACTTGCCGAATTGATTTTTGCAGAAACTTTACCTCGTGCAGAAGAGGTTATCACTAGAGCAAACCTAACTCATTTATGAATTTGTCTTCCTATCTTGCTTTAGCGCTATGCAGCGTCTTTGCGGTTCGTTTAGAAAGCTATTTTCACGAATCAAGTACAATTTCTATAAATTTAACTAAATTTTTCGGGAGCAGGCATGACAGAAATTAAAAATGTCAGTGGAACAGCTTTTATCATCGCTGAGCTTAGAGTTGAAGGAAGTGAAGAGAATAATCCTCTTTACACCGATGAAATTGTTAAACTTTTTCTCAATGATGAAACTAAAAAAATTGCTAAGGAGATAGTTAAAACCTTTCCTCCGGCAAAAGATATGGTAAAAATTCGGACAAAATATTTTGATGATGTATTATCAAATCAAATTTCCCTTGGTTATCAGCAAGTGGTGATTTTAGGCTCTGGTTTAGATACCCGTGCTGTCAGAAAAGGTACAAAAGACGTAGTTTTTTTTGAAATAGATAATCAAAATACTCTTCTGTTAAAAGAAGAAAGTTTAAATCAAAACCAAATTTCAGCAAATGTGAAATATATTCCTGGGGACTATGTAAAAGACGATTTGATTGCTTTGCTTGCTAGAAATAACTTTGATTTTAATCTACCGACCTATTTTTTATGGGAAGGTAATATTACATATTTAACTGAGGATGAAATAATTTTTGTAGTAAAACAGATTCGGGACAATGTGAAAAATTTCAAGTTATCCTTGGACTATTTTACAGAAGGAGTGATTTTAAGAACAACTGGGTATCAGGATATAAATGATTACAGAGATGAGTTAGAAAAGATGGGCGCACCGTGGCTGACTGGCTTTGAAAATATTGATAGTTTTGCTAAAACGTTAAACCTAAAAGTTAGCGAAAACTTTTCAACAGCCGATTTATACAAAAGATATCGTCCTCATAGTTCACTAGAATCTAATATTTTCAATTTTTACTTTGTTTGTACTTTAGAAAGTTAAAGTAGGTTGGTTTGATGGATGTATTCCGGGCTTGTAATTAGTTCCGTGAAAGGCGCGGCTTAAGAATGCTGCCTTGGTTTTGGGATGGAGTTTGAGGGGTGAAGATGCGTTAGCGAAGCGCAACGAAGTCGTTCGCTTCAATTAAAAGACTATAGAATTGAGTCAATCTTATGATAGTGAGCGATTGGAGCGATGAAAACGCTAGCAAAATGGTCTGTGGATGACTATCACCGCATGATCGAAGCGGGGATTTTGCGCGATCGCCGTGTGGAGTTGCTCAAAGGAGAAATTGTAGAGATGTCGCCGGAAGGGGAACCGCACGCTTATTTCAGCAGTGAGGCAGGGGAATATCTGACTCGATTGTTGAGCGATAAGCCCTTTGGGCATGGCTTCGCTTACCGCGCAATGATTCGCCAAAGCAAGCCGATTACACTTCCGAATGATTCTGAGCCTGAGCCTGACATTGCTATTGTGCAACGGTTGGGGCGTGAGTACCTAGAGCATCACCCTTATCCTGAAAATATTTTCTGGTTGATTGAATACTCAGATTCAACCTTAGATAAAGATTTGCAGACAAAAAGTAAAGTCTATGCTGAAGTGAAAATCCCTGAATACTGGGTGGTCAATCTCAAGAGAAGACAGCTTGTAATATTTCGAGATCCCCAAGATGGGGAGTATGCTTCAAAGTTCACACTATCTGGAGGGACAATTTACCCATTAGCGTTTCCAGAGGTAGCTATATTGATAGATTCGCTCGTCAGCATTTAGACGAGTAGAGGATTTCGAGAACCCAAAATGGTCACTACATTAGAGAACAACGCGATCGCATCTCGCGCTGCTTCGGCTTTGGGAGAATGGAGTTTGGGAGGAAAGAAAGGCGCGTTAGCGAAGCGCAACGAAGTCGTTCGCTCCAATTAAAAGGCTATAGAATTGAGTCAATCTTATGATAATGAGCGATTGGAGCGATGAAAACGCTAGCAAAATGGTCTGTGGATGACTATCACCGCATGATCGAAGCGGGGATTTTGCGCGATCGCCGTGTGGAGTTGTTAGCGGGCGAAATTGTTGAAATGAGTCCAGAAACCCCGATTCATTACAATACGGCAAAGCGAGGCGCGAAATACCTGGAGGAGTTGCTAGTAGGCAAAGCCGATGTTCGTTTCAATGGCCCAATTACACTACGCGACTCCGAACCCGAACCGGATATGGCAATTGTTCGACTGCCAGAATCTGCATACAACGATCGCCATCCTGAACCTGATGATATATTTTGGGTCGTAGAGGTGGCTAAGACCAGTCTGAAAAAAGATGTAGACTTCAAAGCCTCTATTTATGCTACTGCTGAAATTCAAGAGTATTGGGTTTTAGATTTATCAAACACGCGAATAATTGTGTTTCGAGAGCCTCACGATGGTCAGTACGTTACACAACAGTTTATTCGTGAAGGTGCGATCGCTCCGTTGGCGTTTCTAGACATCCAGGTATCTGTTGAGAGACTTTTTGCTTGAGCCTTTTGTGTCAGTTGTATGATAATTCCGAATGCAGAGCGTGCTGTGGTTGATGTCCGTAAGTTACGTGATTACTGTCTCAATTCCACGCACGATCAAGGCAAACATAAGGCACGTTTGTTTGAGTCCATGCTGGGCATGACTGTTAGTGATGCAGAGGAGTTACGCAGGATTTTACTGGAAGTTATCAAAACACATGAGGTACAGCTAGGGCGAAGGGACGATTACGGGCAACGTTATACCCTTGACTTTGTGCTTGAATGGGGGGAGCGGAGCGCTACAATTCGTAGCGGTTGGATGCTCGAACATGACTCAGATATTCCAAAATTGACAACCTGCTACCCGTTGTAAGAGTTGGAGGCTTATATGACAGATATAATCAAGTTGTTAGATATAGTTGCTCTTACAGTCAATTTGCCTGAGTTTAATCTGTGGCGTGGGCAAGTGGGTACAGTTGTTGAAATCCTAGCCGATGGTAGGGCGTTTGAAGTTGAATTTAGCGATCGCACAGGCCGCACTTACGAGTCTCTTGGTCTACGTCCAGACCAAATTATGGTGCTACACTTTGAGCCAGTATCTGGTGGTGTTGCAGCTTAATAAGATGCGATCGCTTCTCGTACTGCTTCAGCTTTGGGAGAGTGGACTTCGAGGAGGACGGAGGGTTAGCGAAGTGTGTGTAGACATTCCCTTTTAACAATCTGGAATTCCTATAGCAGTCCTAAATGATTCGTGAAGGCGAGATCCCCGACTTCGAGAGAAGTCGGGGATCTGAAGGGCTGGCATCTCACAACTCAAATAGGATTGCTATATGGATATGCATTGCTCAGCTAGAGCCGGACAGTTAGTAACTGGATGCGCTACGCTGTTGCTAACACCCCCTACTTGGTCTCTCCTGCTAGATTTGGTGTAGCTACCCCCAGCAAGAAATAGAGAATGGTGTTCATCCGACCGAGAATTATTGATTACTACAACATCGTAGCGACTCAAGCACAACTAGACTTCGCAGTACCATTTCTAGATGAAGACATTCCCCTTTATGTTGACCCTTTCCTTCTTTGGAAGTCTCCTTCATTACAAGACCAAGCACTTCACACGTCTTTGATCAACGCTTTCAATCATTTGAACTTTCTCGTTAAGAAAGGCAAAGCTGATCAAGCACGAAACAATCTCATTCTTGCATCTGAGTGTAAAGAGGTTGGTCTCGGACTTTCAAAGGATCGACGAGGTTTACGGATTGGAGCTAACAAGGCAGATGAAATTTTATCAATCTTCCAAAAGATTCCAGAGTATGGAAAGTATGGCTTCGTTCACTTTGAAGAAATTCAACTTTATGTAGATGGTATCGCAAAGGATCGCATTAGCGATATCTGTTGCAATTTTATTAAGTCATTTCTAATCGACTTTACCATCCAGCAATGTGAAGAAGTGGGGATTACTTTAGAGAAAACGCTTATTCCCATACTCTACAGTTACCGCGATAACTCATTTCTATTGGAGCATGAAATTACTTTACCTGTTAATCCTGAAACTAAAGAGCCTCTAATCTTTGTTCCTAAGAGGTGGCTAAGATTCTCTCCCTGGATTAACTTCGAGGACTATTTTAAGGGTTACTGCCCTTGTGACGAAATTTTCAATCCTGGTGAACCTCAAGAACGTGTTAAGGTTCTAAACTTTAACAGAGAGAACTACGGTGTTGTACAGGAATATGTTAAGGCAAAAGTACGAACTCAGGAAGACTGTAAGAACGATCCTCTCTTTAGACAAATTCCTGTTCTCTCTGCTAAGCGCAAATTCGCTGAAATCAGGAAGCTCCCCACAGGAAAAGAGGACGAAGCAGATTGCCACTATGAAGACTACATATGTCAACTCCTTACCTCGCTCTTCTATCCAGACCTCGACTTTGCGGCTGAGCAGAGTAGGACGGACTCTGGAAGACTCATTCGGGATCTGATCTTCTACAACAATCGCTCTATTGATTTCCTTGAAGAAATCTATGACAACTACGGAAGCAGGCAAATCGTATTTGAGTTGAAGAATGTTCAAGCAATCGGACGCGATCATATTAATCAACTAAACAGGTATCTTGATACTGGTCTGGGCAAGTTCGGTGTTCTCGTAACAAGAAATCCTCTCACAAAGGCGATGTTTAGCAATACAATCGACCTTTGGTCGGGTCAGAGGCGATGCATCATTACACTCACGGACGAGGACATCTCATTAATGGTCAACGTATTCGAGAGTAGACAGCGCTCGCCAATCGATGTTCTCAAAAAGAAATATATAGAATTTCGTCGAGCATGTCCCTCATGAAAGGTGAAATAGATGAAGCGCGAAGACGTTGATAAATTTGAGAAGCTATCTAGTCAACTTCAGGGTATCTATCAAGAACTTTCGATTTTGTCTAAGAAATCTCCTAATGATGCAGTAAACAAGTTCAAACTCAACTTTATCAATCAGCTACTTAAGGATTCAAATGAATTTTTAGGGGAGGGGTATCGGCCTTTCCCAGACTTTTCAGAGTTTGATACAGATGATGTACCGCAAAACAGTGATGTAGTTTTTATGCTCTCGCAGTACCTTCAATGTCTCGAAAAGCTCCGTGCGGACAACGTAGTGAGACGACCCGGAGAGTGGTGTTGGGTTGTAGATGCTGATCAAGGTGAGCAAGGGGATGAATTTGGTCTTGTTTATGTAAAAACAACCAGTCCGAAGTTTCCACGATAATAAAAAATTATGAAGAAGAAAGGCGAACAGTGTACGAGTCGGGAAAAGGCAGATTTACACGAAATCACAATGCCTCTGTTGAAAGCTATGCATTCAGAGTTCAAAGAGCTGAGTAGGAAGAAGCCAGAGGCTGTACTTAGTATAAGTAAGATGAAAATTGTCAACCGACTTCTGGAGAGCTGCCGAAAAGTACTCGACTCGGAGGCATCCCTTAACTACCTCGATCTCATTAACGAGGATGAGGTTCCTCAGAATAGCGATGTGGTCTTGATGTTGTCTCAGTACGTTGCTGCTATGCAGCAGTTCAAATCAACCTATTATTGTGTTGATGGGATTCTAAGTGATTGGGTCATTAGCAAGTGAGTAGTTGAGAAGAATAAGTGTTGATCGCCTTTTTCGCGGAGCTTGGCTTCGGATGGCGTTGGCATGACGCAAGAAGCGATCGCCTGCCAGCATACATTACAACAGATAGCACAGGCGAGAATCAGTACAATTGAGAGAACTATCAACCCTATTGCTACTTATGCTAAAAACTGTCGAAGGCATTTATCAGAACGGACAAATTGAACTCACCGAACTGCCGCAGGATGTGAGCGATCGCACCCAAGTTCTGATCACCTTTCTCGATCCTGGCAAAATCGATCCCACCAAAGTGCGCCAACTGATCGATCAGTTGGAAACTATTGCAGGCATTCAGCAAGGCTTCGAGGAATTAGAGCGCGGTCAAACTCGCCCTATCGAAGATTTCATCCAAGAAATGCAGCAAAAGTATGACATTTCAGGTTGAGATTACTCCGATTGCCTCTTCGGGGATCGAGCAAGCCTACCAATGGTATCGAGAGCGTAATCCCGAATTTGCCGATCGCTGGTTTCGAGGGTTGATGAACGCGATTGCAACACTCCAAGAGAAGCCCCAGCGCTGTGCTTTGGCAGTTGAACGCGAAATTTTTCCGGAAGAAGTCCGACAGTTACTTTACGGGAAAGCCAAAAATATATATCGAGTGTTGTTTACTATTCGAGATACTACAGTTTACGTGTTGTACGTCCGCCATAGTGTTCAAGCACCATTAACTGTAGATGACCTAGAGGATCTAGGAAATGGAGTTTAAATAGGTTGTCGGCGAGGGCGCAGGTTCGAGGTTATTCTCGGTGAGGAGATTTCTTCCCTTAATCATTAACCTGATTCGGTTCCAGTAGAGCGTAAGTGTTACCCATCGAACCTTTGCAAATGTTGGATCGTGCAACAACCTAACTTACGGGGTCTTTAGTTTAATTGTTTCCACCGACTTGGTTTCACAATCAATTGGGGCAAGATAGCGATCGCTCTCATATTCACGCATCAGCATTCTGAAGTCCAGGGACTTTTCGATAGATGGAAGCAATATCGCAGCGAATATCTATACTTGCGAAGTAAACTTCATCTCCTTGGCGGTAAATTTGAGAAACCCAATCGCCTGAATCGGAAAGGCGAAAACACTCGACGCTCATCTGAGATTGATTAATTAACACATATTCTCGTAAAGATGGCGACGTTTGATAGTCAGCAAATTTTTCCCCTCTGTCAAAAGCTGCTGTTGAGAGAGATAGCACTTCAACGACCAAGATGGGATAGAGAATGAAGTCATCTGTAGAGTTTGTATCCCGTTCATCACAAGTTACAGCGACATCGGGATAGTAATAGCAGTCTGCTGACTCAAGCCGGACTTTAATATCCGAGGAGAGAACAAGGCAGGGACTATTATAGAGGTGATTGCCCAATATTCTTACTAAGTTTCCAGCAATAATGATATGAGGCTTCTTTGCCCCTACCATTGCATAAACTTGTCCTCGCCTATACTCATGTTTGATAGGGCTGACTTGCTCTCCTTCTAGGTAATCTTCTCTTGAGATGTAGAAGTGTTTGCTAATAGTCATTGGGTAGTTTTTCAGAATGAGTTGCTATTTTGATAAGCTGTAAATCTGATTGTGTATCGCATTGCGAAATTTGGTTTTGGATTCAGGCGGGATGAGAAAAGAGCGATCGCTCCAGCCATACATTGCAACAGATGGCATTTATCAGAACAGACCAATTGAACTGGTTGAACTGCCGCAGGATGCGATCGCTTGCATGATTGCAGTGCGGGGATAGTGAGTTTTATCGCTGACAGCAATCCCGGCATTCGTCAAAGGCTGTTTGCTCGTCTCGATAGTATGGCATCCTACACTCTCCCCAACTTGATAACCATAGGTTATCAAAAAAAGTGGCAAGCGATCGCACTCTACAGTCTAATAAAGAGCAACCTAGCTGGAATGGAACAAACGCCGTCGCATTGCCTGCAAATAAGCAAAAACGGGGAATTGATAATACTCAACAACCACACTGACGACAAAAGCCAGATGAGACACAAAGGTTAACCCCATCCAGAAAAGGGGAACCCAAGACAAGGAACTTCCTGGTATTGGCGGGAAAATATACGCAGACAGAGCAATCAACGATGTCGGCAATATTACTAATGCGATCGCTGCTAACCCAACACCCCAACCCAACTCAGCATCATTGCGCGTAGCGTTTTGCCAACCCCGACCATTCCAGCGCCACGAGAGAGGTTGGGAACTATCTGCCATTTTCAACGATTGTTGACGCGAGTCAACTGTGAAAATGTGGCGACAAAAATTACAAGCCACCGCCTCCATCAAAGGCATCTCTGAAATTTGACCCTGCCGACATACTGGACAGCTATAAACGCCGCCAGACTTCAAATCGTTCGCTAAATCTTTTGAATTCGACATAAACTTAACAACTAGCGGACGTATTCGGCACTGGTAGAAGTGCCTCTCAAGCGCTCTGTAACACAGTATACCTATCTCAGAAGACAGACAACAAAAATTGAGATATTGCCAGAGATAGGTGAAAAGTCAGCTGCGAGTTATTCCTCCGGTTTGACGAAGTTTCCGCCCTTAGAACGACAGATAAAAATTTGATTCAAGTTATTCTAATAAAAGAAGAAACACAGCACTGGATGGACGTTATACCGCAGTGGTCCAGAATCAAACATCGAAGGAGAGCGACCGGCAGATGTAAGAACAGTGCTAATAACTAACAGGCAGAGATGTTGTGGAGTTTTTGTCGCTTCCTCCACCTTGTTACTATCGAAGAGAGGCGCAATCCTCTATCAGAGCGGTCTTAGATAGTAACCGTCAGATGCCATATAATAAACTACATTTAAAAGTACAGGTAGGAATCGGTTGATGATTCCCACCTGTACTTTGGAATTTGTACGCTTAAAAATTGATTTTGTAGGTAGGCATTGCTCACAAAACACAGTCTAAGTTTTACCTAAAATAAGGCAACACTATAGCGTTTTTTTAGTTAGGTGGAGTATATCGCAATTCTGGCCTTCGGGCGACCTTAGTAGAGACATGGCATTGCCATGTCTCTAATGATGTATCGCACCCAACCCTTAAATTGCTATAGATAATCAACAGCCTACTAAAGTAGATTTAAACTTGCTTAGTCCATACCAAGTTTTTTCGCCTACGATTCCATCCGCTAGTAGTCCGCTGCGTCTTTGAAAAGATTTTACACCTGCTTCGGTAACTGGCCCGAATATACCGTTAGCTTCTTGCTGAAAGTTTCCTGTTAGCGCCAGGGCATTTTGTAGCGTGACAACTGCTTTCCCCTGCATTCCTCTTTTCAGAACTGGCATATTAACTGGTGCGCCAGTGTAAAGAGATTGCCAGGTTAATTGACCGACGATACCATCTTCTTTGAGAAAAACCCAATTTTGAAAAACAATTACAGCATACTCTACTTCTTCATTAAAAATACCATCAATGGCTCCATAGTAAGCATTGCGAGCTGTTAGAAGTTTTTGCAATTCTGTGACTGCTATCCCTTTGCTGCCTAATCTAAGTATGGGCTTATTGAGTTGAGCGGTGGCGGTTGATTGATTAGATTGTGTAGCTGGCATAGTTGGTTGTCCTTGAAATTTGTTTTCTACAATTCCAAAGTAATCTTTGCGATCGCTCTCCCACCTCGCACAACCAGGTCATATGATGGAGTATTTCAATATACCTCTAGCAGCTCACCCATTAGCAGGAAGTATAAAAATGGGGTGGGTTATACCACACCCCACAAAAAATACATTTGTCAACTCTTGACAAATGTCCACTCTAACAACTTAATCGGTGCAGTCTGAAGCGCTTCTGTGAGTTCCTCGCTTTTGTCAAATTTCACTTGGCTGAGGTAGGAAGCTTCCACATTGACAGTAAATTCTTCTTTCTCAAAAGGCCAAGGTTTCACGGTGACATTGCCATCGCTAAGCTTTATCACGTCGTAGCGCTTGCCATCTGGGCCTTTGCTGATTTCCAAGGCACGCACACCATCTGGTAACTTGCGGGTGCAGAGGATCAGCGAGAGGCGATCGCACCATTGAAAAAACGCATAAGCTTTTTCGGCTTCCTCTTTCGTAATCTTCAACTCCTTGCGCCATTTCTTTTGGTTTTCTAGTTGTTCGTCCAGAAAACTGTCCAATTCCGATGATTCTCCCCGTTTGCCTTCATTCAAAAAGCT comes from Funiculus sociatus GB2-C1 and encodes:
- a CDS encoding peptidoglycan-binding domain-containing protein; this translates as MPATQSNQSTATAQLNKPILRLGSKGIAVTELQKLLTARNAYYGAIDGIFNEEVEYAVIVFQNWVFLKEDGIVGQLTWQSLYTGAPVNMPVLKRGMQGKAVVTLQNALALTGNFQQEANGIFGPVTEAGVKSFQRRSGLLADGIVGEKTWYGLSKFKSTLVGC
- a CDS encoding Uma2 family endonuclease; translation: MTISKHFYISREDYLEGEQVSPIKHEYRRGQVYAMVGAKKPHIIIAGNLVRILGNHLYNSPCLVLSSDIKVRLESADCYYYPDVAVTCDERDTNSTDDFILYPILVVEVLSLSTAAFDRGEKFADYQTSPSLREYVLINQSQMSVECFRLSDSGDWVSQIYRQGDEVYFASIDIRCDIASIYRKVPGLQNADA
- a CDS encoding DUF3891 family protein, which gives rise to MIANLTETGWEVIYHRAHALLAAEIAGNWHRKDRPERLIETVAAISHHDDLEREWEGENITEAGAPLDFTVDKKTSLPKLRELTKNSRYRGRWVAMLISMHVSFLNEGKRGESSELDSFLDEQLENQKKWRKELKITKEEAEKAYAFFQWCDRLSLILCTRKLPDGVRALEISKGPDGKRYDVIKLSDGNVTVKPWPFEKEEFTVNVEASYLSQVKFDKSEELTEALQTAPIKLLEWTFVKS
- a CDS encoding Uma2 family endonuclease, translated to MKTLAKWSVDDYHRMIEAGILRDRRVELLAGEIVEMSPETPIHYNTAKRGAKYLEELLVGKADVRFNGPITLRDSEPEPDMAIVRLPESAYNDRHPEPDDIFWVVEVAKTSLKKDVDFKASIYATAEIQEYWVLDLSNTRIIVFREPHDGQYVTQQFIREGAIAPLAFLDIQVSVERLFA
- a CDS encoding DUF4926 domain-containing protein encodes the protein MTDIIKLLDIVALTVNLPEFNLWRGQVGTVVEILADGRAFEVEFSDRTGRTYESLGLRPDQIMVLHFEPVSGGVAA
- a CDS encoding type II toxin-antitoxin system RelE/ParE family toxin, which produces MTFQVEITPIASSGIEQAYQWYRERNPEFADRWFRGLMNAIATLQEKPQRCALAVEREIFPEEVRQLLYGKAKNIYRVLFTIRDTTVYVLYVRHSVQAPLTVDDLEDLGNGV
- a CDS encoding Uma2 family endonuclease, which produces MKTLAKWSVDDYHRMIEAGILRDRRVELLKGEIVEMSPEGEPHAYFSSEAGEYLTRLLSDKPFGHGFAYRAMIRQSKPITLPNDSEPEPDIAIVQRLGREYLEHHPYPENIFWLIEYSDSTLDKDLQTKSKVYAEVKIPEYWVVNLKRRQLVIFRDPQDGEYASKFTLSGGTIYPLAFPEVAILIDSLVSI
- a CDS encoding DUF6883 domain-containing protein, translated to MIIPNAERAVVDVRKLRDYCLNSTHDQGKHKARLFESMLGMTVSDAEELRRILLEVIKTHEVQLGRRDDYGQRYTLDFVLEWGERSATIRSGWMLEHDSDIPKLTTCYPL
- a CDS encoding class I SAM-dependent methyltransferase → MTEIKNVSGTAFIIAELRVEGSEENNPLYTDEIVKLFLNDETKKIAKEIVKTFPPAKDMVKIRTKYFDDVLSNQISLGYQQVVILGSGLDTRAVRKGTKDVVFFEIDNQNTLLLKEESLNQNQISANVKYIPGDYVKDDLIALLARNNFDFNLPTYFLWEGNITYLTEDEIIFVVKQIRDNVKNFKLSLDYFTEGVILRTTGYQDINDYRDELEKMGAPWLTGFENIDSFAKTLNLKVSENFSTADLYKRYRPHSSLESNIFNFYFVCTLES